In one Leptolyngbya sp. BL0902 genomic region, the following are encoded:
- a CDS encoding aspartate/glutamate racemase family protein, whose amino-acid sequence MTHSKTCRIKIINGNTCEPMTHNIDASAQAAKFAHTEIVTVTPQAGPESIEGFYDEYLAIPGILEQILLDQNSDAFILACWGDPGLEAAREITAKPVVGIAEASLYVANMLAAKWSVVTTLHRSRDMVEKTIHKAGMSGRCASVRTTSLSVLDTEQDRANTVDILAAAGRLAIDQDGAEALCLGCAGMSGLEKQLEERLGVPVIDSVAAAVKMAESLVSLGKLTSKQLTYRKPELKTVRGYAPHFQATNWP is encoded by the coding sequence ATGACCCATTCCAAAACCTGTCGCATCAAAATCATCAACGGCAACACCTGCGAACCGATGACTCACAACATCGACGCCTCGGCCCAGGCCGCCAAGTTTGCCCACACCGAAATCGTCACCGTGACACCCCAGGCAGGGCCAGAATCCATTGAAGGGTTCTACGACGAATACCTAGCTATTCCCGGCATTTTGGAGCAAATTCTTTTAGACCAGAACTCGGACGCCTTTATCTTGGCCTGTTGGGGCGACCCCGGCCTTGAAGCGGCCCGAGAAATTACCGCCAAACCCGTGGTCGGCATTGCCGAAGCCAGCCTCTATGTGGCCAATATGCTGGCAGCCAAGTGGAGCGTGGTCACTACCCTCCACCGATCGCGAGACATGGTGGAAAAGACCATCCACAAGGCAGGGATGTCGGGCCGCTGTGCCTCCGTGCGCACCACCTCCCTATCGGTGCTGGATACAGAGCAGGATCGGGCCAACACTGTGGACATCCTGGCCGCAGCGGGTCGCCTCGCCATTGACCAAGATGGGGCCGAGGCCCTTTGCCTGGGCTGTGCGGGTATGAGCGGCCTGGAAAAGCAGTTAGAAGAACGCCTGGGAGTGCCTGTCATTGATTCGGTTGCAGCGGCGGTCAAGATGGCCGAGTCGTTGGTTAGTTTGGGCAAGCTCACCAGTAAGCAACTGACCTACCGCAAACCAGAGCTAAAGACCGTGCGCGGCTATGCCCCTCACTTTCAGGCCACAAACTGGCCCTAG
- a CDS encoding fatty acid desaturase, producing the protein MVQKSDFVLAPYMKRSNWRATYQILNTVLPYVGLWVLAAQAASISLWLLPPIVGLMVLFLLRCFSLMHDCGHYSLFRSKGLNRGIGFLLGGINSIPQYAWSRDHAYHHKTNGDWQRYRGIADFLSTEEFAQLSTLDQKLYGLLRQPIMTLPGGFFYLVIQPRLTLALGLRDLVGHGLTHIKKQGLTNLWATLAAHQSKHWQTRAEFWDVLLNNIFVVSSWLLLSYLMGPGLFWSLYATVMTLAGAIFICVFFVQHNFEGAYAHKTENWDYLRGAIEGSSYLDLPPLLRWFTADISYHTIHHLSERIPNYNLAACHRANRHLLSQMTTLKLGDMLRCSKFILWDAATNQLVPIPTKEKALATS; encoded by the coding sequence ATGGTTCAAAAGTCAGATTTCGTTTTAGCGCCCTATATGAAACGCAGTAACTGGCGCGCCACCTACCAGATCCTCAACACGGTGCTGCCCTATGTTGGGCTGTGGGTTTTAGCAGCTCAAGCCGCCTCTATTTCCCTCTGGCTATTGCCGCCTATCGTGGGTCTGATGGTACTGTTTTTGCTGCGCTGCTTTTCACTGATGCATGATTGCGGCCACTATTCCCTGTTTCGATCCAAAGGGCTGAATCGAGGGATAGGGTTTCTGCTGGGGGGGATTAACTCGATTCCCCAATATGCCTGGTCGAGGGATCATGCCTACCACCACAAGACCAACGGCGATTGGCAACGGTATCGTGGCATTGCTGACTTCCTGTCCACTGAGGAATTTGCCCAGCTTAGTACCCTTGACCAAAAACTCTATGGTCTCCTTCGCCAGCCCATCATGACCCTACCAGGGGGCTTTTTCTACCTGGTCATTCAGCCTAGACTGACCCTAGCTCTGGGCCTCCGGGATTTGGTTGGGCATGGATTAACCCACATCAAAAAACAAGGCTTGACCAATCTTTGGGCCACCCTCGCCGCTCACCAATCTAAGCATTGGCAAACGAGGGCAGAGTTTTGGGATGTGTTGCTGAACAATATTTTTGTGGTGAGTAGCTGGCTGTTGCTGAGCTATCTCATGGGGCCAGGACTATTCTGGAGCCTCTATGCCACCGTGATGACCCTGGCGGGAGCTATCTTTATCTGTGTCTTTTTTGTGCAGCACAATTTTGAAGGTGCCTATGCCCATAAGACGGAGAATTGGGACTATTTGCGCGGAGCTATTGAGGGCAGCAGCTATCTCGATTTACCACCCCTGCTGCGGTGGTTTACCGCTGATATTAGCTACCACACTATTCACCACCTTTCGGAGCGGATTCCCAACTACAATCTAGCCGCCTGCCACCGAGCTAATCGTCACCTACTTTCCCAGATGACCACGCTGAAACTAGGCGATATGCTCCGCTGCTCCAAATTTATTTTGTGGGATGCGGCGACAAATCAACTGGTGCCGATACCCACAAAGGAAAAGGCATTGGCGACCTCCTAG
- a CDS encoding ATP-binding cassette domain-containing protein, producing MLTVSNLSVTFSQYEQGLCRRQLTVITDLDLEVNAGEVVAVGANGSGKSLLAQAILGILPENATLGNTMLFQGQPLTPQRCQQLRGKAIALIPSPSAISIH from the coding sequence ATGCTGACCGTTTCCAATCTCAGCGTCACCTTTAGTCAGTATGAGCAAGGGCTGTGCCGCCGACAGCTCACAGTGATCACCGATCTCGATCTGGAGGTCAACGCTGGGGAGGTAGTGGCGGTGGGGGCCAACGGATCGGGCAAAAGCCTGCTGGCCCAAGCCATTTTGGGCATTCTGCCGGAGAACGCCACCCTGGGCAACACCATGCTGTTTCAGGGCCAACCCCTAACGCCCCAGCGCTGCCAACAACTACGCGGCAAGGCCATTGCCCTGATTCCCAGTCCATCAGCTATCTCGATCCACTGA
- a CDS encoding ParB/RepB/Spo0J family partition protein, which yields MVVRRKPKSVDEFISGSPNGADVRPLDTELQQLRAEIQQLKMTNYGGEEVQQIAPDQILPLAVANGLGQPRKYFNPAGMERLEASIRHKGIQEPLLLRSTASGLQIVSGERRWRCAVNLRLATVPCIVREFSDEEALEIALVANLMREDLNPIEETDNLIGLMELKLGQPRDSVPGLLIQLKNARQRDTLDDDKSRLITQIEDVLAAFSITLDTFVSNRLPLLNLPPVLLDAVRQGNIEFSKAQLIARLPDALQASTLELAIKEDLTKDALKEHLRQVKAQPKDKPEALLLRDRIHVSYQRLRSKKTWKQLEQNTALKKRMEKLEAEMQRILEQLSD from the coding sequence ATGGTTGTTCGCCGCAAGCCTAAGAGCGTTGACGAGTTTATCTCTGGGTCTCCCAACGGTGCCGACGTTCGCCCCCTGGATACGGAGCTTCAGCAGCTTAGGGCCGAAATCCAGCAGCTCAAGATGACAAATTATGGGGGTGAGGAAGTTCAGCAAATTGCTCCTGATCAGATCCTTCCCCTTGCCGTTGCCAATGGCTTAGGCCAGCCCCGAAAATACTTCAACCCAGCAGGAATGGAGCGCCTAGAAGCCTCCATTCGACACAAAGGCATCCAAGAGCCCCTGCTGCTTCGGAGCACCGCATCTGGGCTTCAGATTGTTTCAGGAGAGCGGCGCTGGCGCTGTGCCGTTAATCTTCGGCTTGCTACGGTTCCTTGCATTGTTCGTGAGTTTTCAGACGAGGAAGCTCTCGAAATCGCCCTCGTGGCCAACCTGATGCGGGAAGACCTCAATCCCATTGAGGAGACAGATAACCTGATTGGATTGATGGAACTCAAGCTAGGGCAGCCTAGAGACAGCGTTCCTGGCCTCCTGATCCAGCTCAAGAATGCTCGTCAACGTGACACATTGGATGATGATAAGTCCAGACTTATCACTCAGATCGAGGATGTCTTGGCGGCCTTCAGCATCACGCTGGATACCTTTGTGTCGAATCGCTTGCCGCTTCTGAACCTGCCTCCGGTCTTGTTAGATGCCGTTAGGCAAGGCAATATTGAGTTCTCGAAGGCCCAGTTAATTGCTCGACTGCCTGATGCTTTACAAGCCAGCACCCTTGAGTTGGCGATTAAGGAAGACCTTACCAAGGACGCTCTTAAGGAACATCTTCGACAAGTCAAAGCTCAGCCCAAGGATAAACCTGAAGCGTTGCTGCTTCGAGATAGGATTCACGTTTCCTATCAAAGGCTGCGGTCTAAAAAGACCTGGAAACAGCTTGAGCAAAATACAGCCCTTAAAAAGCGCATGGAAAAGCTAGAAGCCGAGATGCAACGCATTTTGGAACAGTTAAGCGATTAG
- a CDS encoding AAA family ATPase, with protein MIIGFGGVKGGVGKTTLAVNMAVMRSLKGRDILLVDADDQATASDFTAIRNETLETGAGYTAIKLHGSAVRSEVMRMVDKYDDIVIDVGGRDTAGQRAAMSIAHRLLVPFLPGSFDVWTLETVAELVEEAKAFNDHLMVYTVLNRADHVGQDNEEAASIALEIQGLQHLDTPLGNRKIFRNAGGMGLGVVEYRPKDKKAIAEISALYTALFA; from the coding sequence ATGATTATTGGATTTGGGGGTGTGAAAGGGGGCGTAGGCAAAACCACCCTGGCTGTCAACATGGCGGTTATGCGTTCTCTTAAGGGCCGCGACATTCTGTTAGTGGATGCCGATGATCAGGCCACAGCGTCAGACTTTACCGCTATCCGCAACGAAACCCTGGAGACAGGAGCTGGGTACACCGCTATCAAACTTCACGGGTCAGCGGTTCGCAGTGAGGTCATGCGGATGGTAGACAAGTACGACGACATTGTGATTGATGTGGGCGGACGGGATACGGCAGGCCAGCGGGCCGCCATGTCCATTGCCCATCGGCTGCTGGTTCCGTTCTTGCCAGGATCTTTTGATGTTTGGACGCTGGAGACTGTGGCGGAGCTGGTAGAAGAAGCCAAAGCCTTTAATGATCATCTCATGGTCTACACCGTCCTCAACCGGGCCGATCACGTGGGCCAAGATAATGAAGAAGCCGCCAGTATCGCTCTAGAAATCCAGGGATTACAGCACCTCGACACCCCCCTGGGCAACCGAAAAATCTTTCGGAACGCCGGGGGGATGGGGCTAGGGGTTGTGGAGTATCGCCCCAAGGATAAAAAGGCTATCGCTGAAATTTCCGCACTCTATACCGCTCTATTCGCGTAG
- the glnT gene encoding type III glutamate--ammonia ligase, whose product MTQPLSAFARDHGIRYFLISFTDLFGTQRSKLVPAAAIDDMVNGAGFAGFAAWLDMTPADPDVFAQADTSRVIQLPWKPEVAWMPSDLVTPSGADIAQAPRLVLKRVLQQAEALGYRVKTGVECEYFLLSPDGETLADPRDRQIKPCYDQQALMRRFDVIAEICDAMVALGWGAYQNDHEDANGQFEMNWTYADVLVTADRHAFFKYMVKAIAEKHGLRASFMPKPFAHLTGNGCHTHLSVWDASGTTNLFHDLNGDLGLSTLAYHFIGGVLESAPALCAFTNPTVNSYKRINAPATLSGATWSPNTATYSGNNRTHAIRIPDPGRFELRLADGAANPYLLPAALIAAGLHGIQQKRDPGPRYDNNNYTDPLPPGTAPSLPTNLLDALRHLETSAVFRDAMGSEFVQAYLKLKHQDWQAFCAQVTPWERETTLDC is encoded by the coding sequence ATGACCCAACCCCTGTCCGCCTTTGCCCGTGACCATGGGATTCGCTATTTCCTGATTTCCTTCACCGATTTGTTTGGGACGCAGCGCTCCAAGTTGGTGCCCGCCGCCGCTATCGATGACATGGTGAATGGGGCCGGATTTGCGGGGTTTGCGGCATGGCTGGATATGACTCCGGCGGATCCAGATGTGTTTGCCCAGGCGGATACGAGTCGGGTGATTCAACTGCCCTGGAAGCCAGAGGTGGCGTGGATGCCGTCGGACTTGGTGACGCCCAGCGGGGCCGATATCGCCCAAGCGCCGCGCCTTGTCCTTAAACGAGTGCTGCAACAGGCCGAGGCTTTGGGCTATCGGGTAAAAACCGGGGTGGAGTGCGAATATTTTCTGCTGTCCCCCGATGGCGAGACCTTGGCCGATCCCCGTGATCGCCAGATCAAACCCTGCTACGACCAACAGGCGTTGATGCGCCGCTTTGACGTGATTGCTGAAATCTGTGATGCCATGGTGGCCCTGGGCTGGGGCGCGTACCAAAACGATCACGAAGATGCCAACGGGCAGTTTGAAATGAACTGGACCTATGCCGATGTGCTGGTCACGGCGGATCGCCATGCCTTTTTCAAATACATGGTCAAGGCCATTGCCGAAAAACACGGACTGCGGGCCAGCTTTATGCCCAAACCCTTCGCCCACCTGACCGGGAACGGTTGCCACACCCATCTGTCGGTCTGGGATGCCAGCGGCACCACCAACCTGTTCCACGATCTCAACGGCGATCTCGGACTCTCAACCCTGGCCTATCACTTCATTGGCGGCGTGCTGGAATCAGCTCCGGCCCTCTGCGCCTTTACCAACCCTACCGTCAACTCCTACAAACGCATCAACGCCCCGGCTACCCTCTCTGGAGCTACCTGGTCGCCCAACACCGCCACCTACAGCGGCAACAACCGCACCCATGCGATCCGCATCCCCGACCCTGGACGGTTTGAACTGCGCCTTGCCGATGGAGCCGCCAATCCCTACCTGTTGCCCGCTGCCCTAATCGCCGCTGGACTGCACGGCATCCAGCAAAAACGCGATCCGGGGCCACGCTACGACAACAACAACTACACCGATCCGCTCCCCCCTGGTACGGCACCGTCCTTGCCCACCAACTTGTTAGATGCTCTCCGCCATCTGGAAACTAGCGCCGTCTTTCGTGATGCCATGGGCTCTGAGTTTGTGCAAGCCTACCTAAAACTCAAGCATCAGGATTGGCAAGCCTTCTGTGCCCAAGTGACCCCCTGGGAGCGGGAAACCACCCTGGATTGCTAA
- a CDS encoding alpha/beta fold hydrolase: MSDATGCWTISDVPLHCGAVLPQMKIVYQTYGELASDRRNVILYPTSYGAQHQDIDWLVKPGGILDPTRWFIIIPNMLGNGLSSSPSNGDLPGLAEQGYYVTHWDNVTAQERLLREGFGIEQVALVYGWSMGAQQAYHWGALYGDRVERIVAVCGTARTTEHNRIFLESLRSALTADPTWNGTSFDGIPERGFHTFARIYASWAASQAFYRAGLYRQQGYESLEDYLWRGWEQNYRRRDPRDLMAMLDTWLHCDVSDNPVYQGDYERALGAISAKTLVMPSTTDLYFTPEDCAAESALIPGAVYRPIPSIWGHRAGNPVYSPDDAAFLREAVQTWLHDEA; encoded by the coding sequence ATGAGTGACGCGACCGGATGCTGGACGATCTCCGATGTGCCCTTGCACTGCGGCGCGGTGTTGCCCCAAATGAAAATCGTGTACCAAACCTATGGCGAACTGGCCAGCGACCGCCGCAATGTCATCCTCTATCCCACCTCCTACGGTGCCCAACATCAAGACATCGACTGGCTCGTAAAACCGGGCGGGATTCTCGACCCCACCCGCTGGTTCATCATCATTCCCAATATGTTGGGTAATGGGCTATCCAGTTCTCCCAGCAATGGCGATCTACCCGGTTTGGCCGAGCAGGGTTACTACGTCACCCATTGGGACAATGTGACGGCCCAGGAACGGCTATTGCGCGAAGGGTTTGGCATCGAGCAAGTGGCGCTGGTCTATGGTTGGTCGATGGGGGCGCAGCAAGCCTATCACTGGGGCGCGTTGTATGGGGATCGGGTGGAGCGGATTGTTGCAGTGTGTGGTACGGCCCGGACGACGGAGCACAACCGAATTTTCCTAGAAAGTTTGAGATCGGCGCTCACAGCGGATCCGACTTGGAACGGGACATCCTTTGACGGCATCCCGGAACGGGGATTTCACACCTTTGCCCGTATCTATGCTAGTTGGGCCGCATCCCAGGCGTTTTATCGAGCGGGACTCTATCGCCAACAGGGCTACGAGTCTTTGGAAGACTACCTGTGGCGCGGCTGGGAGCAGAACTATCGGCGGCGCGATCCCCGTGATTTGATGGCGATGCTGGATACCTGGCTGCATTGCGATGTTAGCGACAATCCTGTGTACCAGGGGGACTATGAGCGGGCACTGGGGGCGATTTCGGCCAAAACCCTCGTCATGCCCAGCACCACCGATTTGTACTTCACTCCAGAAGACTGTGCCGCAGAATCCGCCTTGATTCCCGGCGCGGTCTATCGCCCGATTCCCTCGATCTGGGGCCACCGGGCGGGAAATCCGGTCTACAGCCCCGACGATGCGGCGTTCCTACGAGAGGCCGTTCAGACCTGGCTGCACGACGAGGCTTGA
- a CDS encoding fatty acid desaturase family protein, whose protein sequence is MTVESELAAVANGPTDSTEPWHEKARDVLSVAELAELNPRSDAQGWRQLVAHLVVMLGSAALWTMGLRTGAWGLALPALVVYGFSLAAMFATLHECVHRTAFATPKLNDAVAWLAGVLSLYNSTFYRRYHKWHHRYTQIPGKDPELDDPAPTTWTQYLWQLSGLPWWWGKVQGHWQSLLGDVTNRPYLNTETIRAEVQRSTAAQLVVYAVAIVLSVWLRYPGFVLYWLLPLAVGQPILRFILLAEHTGCPQTANPLENTRTTLTLAPIRLLMWNMPYHAEHHLYASIPFHALPQAHRKLAERLTQVAPGYVAVNRQITATFGTQP, encoded by the coding sequence ATGACGGTGGAATCAGAACTGGCGGCGGTGGCCAATGGGCCGACGGATAGTACGGAACCCTGGCACGAGAAGGCTAGGGATGTATTGTCGGTGGCAGAATTGGCGGAACTGAACCCGCGCTCGGATGCCCAGGGTTGGCGGCAACTGGTGGCCCATCTGGTGGTGATGCTGGGCAGTGCGGCACTGTGGACTATGGGCTTGCGGACGGGGGCATGGGGTCTGGCGCTTCCGGCCTTGGTGGTCTATGGCTTCAGTTTGGCGGCGATGTTCGCAACCTTGCATGAGTGCGTGCATCGCACCGCCTTTGCGACTCCGAAACTGAATGATGCGGTGGCATGGCTGGCGGGGGTGTTGTCCTTGTATAACAGCACCTTTTATCGGCGCTATCACAAGTGGCACCACCGTTACACGCAAATTCCCGGCAAAGATCCGGAACTAGATGACCCGGCCCCGACCACCTGGACACAATACCTCTGGCAACTGAGCGGCCTTCCCTGGTGGTGGGGCAAGGTGCAGGGGCATTGGCAATCGCTGCTCGGCGATGTCACTAACCGTCCTTACCTGAATACGGAGACGATCCGGGCCGAGGTGCAACGCTCGACGGCGGCGCAGTTGGTGGTGTATGCCGTGGCGATTGTCCTCTCTGTTTGGCTGCGCTATCCGGGGTTTGTGCTCTACTGGCTGCTGCCCCTCGCTGTCGGCCAACCGATTCTGCGGTTCATCCTGCTGGCGGAGCACACGGGCTGTCCTCAAACAGCGAACCCCCTAGAAAACACGCGCACCACCCTCACCCTCGCGCCGATTCGCCTGCTGATGTGGAATATGCCGTACCACGCCGAGCACCATCTCTATGCCTCGATTCCGTTTCACGCCCTGCCCCAGGCGCACCGCAAACTGGCCGAACGGCTCACCCAGGTTGCCCCCGGTTACGTGGCGGTTAATCGGCAGATCACGGCCACCTTTGGCACCCAGCCATGA
- a CDS encoding WGR domain-containing protein, producing the protein MTEPNYDPDQWQELFWQRGDRIYACALRQNLFGEWVLLRKWSGRRTGKGGQRETVCADFEDGQRLMQNILKRRRYRGYELDAPSGPDAPLC; encoded by the coding sequence ATGACCGAGCCGAACTATGACCCCGACCAATGGCAGGAACTGTTTTGGCAGCGGGGAGACCGTATCTACGCCTGTGCGCTACGCCAGAATCTTTTTGGTGAGTGGGTGTTGCTGCGGAAGTGGAGTGGTCGTCGCACGGGCAAAGGGGGCCAGCGGGAAACCGTCTGTGCTGACTTTGAAGACGGACAGCGGTTGATGCAGAACATCCTCAAGCGCCGTCGCTATCGGGGGTACGAACTTGATGCTCCTTCTGGGCCGGATGCACCCTTGTGTTAG
- a CDS encoding plasmid replication protein, CyRepA1 family has translation MKHTHFCEWRQSCVKPELITANVSSLAGEAVLECLVGDKLAGFGGWSQQYVTGAVSHVLRRYEQSVNGGWWVSGLDPLNDWAPLDWGQFKADTPDLDHKGKAKKYSSPEGQKPRALFLKVSWRVGLKIATRHGYGQAYRQRMRTALGDTRSLLSAVKAMDEGFWAWWCAMPEAPILITEGAKKAGCALSAGYAAIALVGVNAGYRVKDALGHPCPPELVEDVKVIATPGRPVYLAFDQDTKATAKRRVTGALFRFGGLLAAAGYVVQMVEWSAAQGKGLDDLVANVGTAALHQAIDRALTLDEWRLKVALDSALGTLLPSMQVNTRDLDTLDAASLPQTGIIALRSAKGTGKTNLIADLVADGDTTLALGHRIVLMRNLCRRLGVNYRGDLDRLKGEFINGDGYTLRIGGCVDGTLLAIDLEKFRGCDLILDEFVQLMRHLLTSSTCNKEGARPVLLARFTQLVQAAKRVIVADADLDKPCLDYLAHLRGEGTPLWLLVNEAKVDPWPVTFIEAPDASAITARLLEAVQAGQRVFIATDSKAGSKRLDRLITDLEAARLKVLLLNSDTSSGELEKAVIMDPNTTITDYPVVIATPSMGTGVSIEVEHFDQVYGLFWGASSTDADMSQALARVRQPVPRVVWCAKGGRNFSKVGRETNPLRLKKLLQDKATATAQMTAASLGALTTHITDYDWLNPHVHLWATLEAQRNRSMLSLRSALKVRLIHEGHHLTIERLDTHQEVKRQMAEARLQIKASEARATASAVNLTATQAKALETAEHLDTEERLALQKWHLAEFYAIPLEAVTAELVLLDNHGRYRGQLLELEAFLYPETASAAVVRSVERQAQHHLTLCPWDISTAELRRQVRVRLGLEEWIHNPNEWLSDDDTLAQFAAQALTLAPQVKAALNVALKPAMRPQQILGQLLDQMGLPTTSRQTRQGHPKRIRIYQIDPDAKAQALAILARRAERRNGSDHQASTSDTPPMVNDHTWRGCDTLNLPKTDDSWVGQHVRWGSSLGLWRVLDTEGGSATIQLQNPVVQTVRTVPLADLIALELAG, from the coding sequence ATGAAACACACTCATTTCTGTGAATGGCGACAATCCTGCGTCAAGCCCGAACTGATTACCGCCAACGTCAGCAGCCTTGCAGGTGAGGCCGTACTCGAATGCCTGGTGGGCGATAAGCTTGCAGGCTTTGGGGGCTGGTCTCAGCAGTACGTGACCGGAGCGGTGAGCCATGTTCTGCGTCGCTACGAGCAATCGGTGAATGGCGGATGGTGGGTCTCAGGACTTGACCCCCTCAACGACTGGGCACCGCTGGACTGGGGCCAGTTCAAGGCTGATACTCCCGACCTCGACCACAAAGGCAAGGCTAAGAAGTACAGTTCCCCCGAAGGTCAAAAGCCACGGGCGTTGTTTCTGAAGGTGTCCTGGCGCGTGGGCTTGAAGATTGCAACGCGCCATGGCTATGGTCAAGCCTACCGTCAACGGATGCGGACAGCCCTCGGAGACACCAGGAGCTTACTGAGTGCCGTCAAAGCCATGGACGAGGGCTTCTGGGCCTGGTGGTGCGCCATGCCAGAGGCTCCGATTCTAATTACCGAAGGGGCTAAAAAGGCAGGCTGCGCCCTCAGTGCGGGCTATGCGGCCATCGCTCTAGTGGGGGTGAATGCGGGCTATCGGGTCAAAGATGCCCTAGGCCATCCCTGTCCCCCGGAACTGGTCGAGGATGTGAAGGTCATCGCTACCCCAGGCCGCCCGGTTTACCTCGCCTTTGACCAAGACACCAAAGCGACGGCAAAGCGACGGGTGACGGGCGCACTCTTTCGATTTGGCGGGCTGTTGGCCGCCGCAGGCTATGTGGTACAGATGGTGGAATGGTCAGCCGCACAAGGCAAGGGGCTCGATGACCTGGTGGCCAACGTAGGCACAGCAGCGCTGCACCAGGCCATTGACCGAGCGCTGACTTTGGACGAATGGCGGCTGAAGGTGGCCCTTGATAGCGCCCTGGGCACCCTGCTTCCCTCCATGCAGGTCAACACCCGTGACCTCGATACCCTCGATGCCGCATCCCTTCCCCAAACAGGCATCATTGCCCTGCGTTCGGCGAAGGGCACGGGCAAAACCAACCTCATCGCCGATTTAGTAGCCGACGGAGACACCACCCTCGCCCTCGGACACCGCATCGTGCTGATGCGGAATCTCTGTCGTCGCCTAGGCGTCAACTACCGGGGTGACCTCGACCGACTTAAAGGCGAGTTCATTAACGGCGACGGCTACACCCTGCGCATTGGGGGATGCGTGGACGGTACGCTGCTGGCCATTGACCTGGAGAAGTTTCGCGGCTGTGACCTGATCCTCGATGAGTTTGTGCAGTTGATGCGGCACCTACTCACCAGTTCCACCTGCAATAAAGAGGGCGCACGACCCGTCCTACTGGCACGATTCACCCAACTGGTGCAGGCCGCTAAGCGCGTCATTGTGGCCGATGCGGATCTGGATAAACCCTGTCTCGACTACCTGGCCCACCTGCGAGGCGAGGGCACTCCTCTCTGGCTGCTGGTCAACGAAGCCAAGGTTGACCCCTGGCCCGTCACCTTCATCGAAGCCCCGGACGCCAGTGCCATCACCGCTCGACTGCTGGAAGCGGTTCAGGCCGGACAACGGGTCTTCATCGCCACGGATTCTAAGGCCGGAAGCAAGCGCCTCGACCGTTTAATCACCGATCTGGAAGCCGCCCGATTGAAGGTGCTCCTGCTCAACAGCGACACCAGCAGCGGTGAGCTTGAAAAAGCCGTCATTATGGATCCCAACACCACCATCACCGACTATCCCGTGGTCATTGCTACGCCCAGTATGGGCACGGGCGTGTCGATTGAGGTGGAGCATTTCGACCAGGTCTACGGCCTGTTTTGGGGAGCCAGCAGCACCGATGCCGATATGAGCCAAGCCCTAGCCAGGGTGCGACAGCCCGTCCCACGTGTGGTGTGGTGTGCCAAGGGTGGTCGTAACTTTTCTAAGGTCGGTCGTGAAACCAATCCGCTACGCTTGAAAAAGCTCCTCCAGGACAAGGCTACCGCCACCGCTCAGATGACCGCCGCCAGCCTGGGAGCCCTCACCACCCACATCACCGACTACGACTGGCTCAACCCCCACGTCCACCTCTGGGCCACCCTCGAAGCTCAGCGCAACCGCTCGATGTTGTCACTGAGGTCAGCCCTGAAGGTACGGCTGATTCACGAAGGACACCATCTCACCATTGAACGACTCGACACGCACCAGGAGGTGAAACGTCAGATGGCTGAAGCGCGACTCCAAATCAAGGCTTCTGAAGCCAGAGCCACCGCATCGGCAGTCAACCTCACTGCCACCCAGGCCAAAGCCCTGGAGACCGCCGAACACCTCGATACCGAGGAACGGCTGGCTCTCCAGAAATGGCACCTCGCCGAGTTCTATGCCATTCCCCTTGAGGCGGTGACGGCTGAGCTGGTGCTGCTCGACAATCACGGTCGCTATCGGGGACAACTGCTTGAACTCGAAGCGTTCCTCTATCCCGAAACTGCCAGCGCGGCTGTGGTGCGTTCGGTAGAGCGACAGGCCCAGCACCACCTCACCCTCTGTCCTTGGGATATTTCTACCGCCGAACTCAGGCGACAGGTTAGGGTGCGCCTTGGCCTAGAGGAATGGATCCATAACCCAAACGAATGGCTGAGCGATGATGACACCCTGGCTCAGTTTGCCGCTCAAGCCCTGACCCTAGCGCCCCAGGTCAAAGCCGCTCTCAACGTGGCGCTCAAGCCCGCCATGCGGCCCCAGCAAATCCTCGGTCAACTCCTTGACCAGATGGGCCTGCCCACCACGTCCCGACAGACCCGACAGGGCCACCCAAAACGCATCCGCATCTACCAGATTGACCCCGACGCTAAGGCTCAAGCCCTGGCCATCCTTGCCCGTCGGGCCGAACGCCGGAACGGCAGCGACCATCAAGCCTCAACCTCTGACACACCCCCGATGGTTAATGACCATACATGGAGGGGCTGTGACACCTTGAACCTCCCTAAAACCGATGATTCGTGGGTCGGGCAGCACGTTCGGTGGGGCAGTTCCCTCGGCCTTTGGCGGGTGCTGGACACCGAAGGCGGGTCAGCGACCATTCAACTCCAGAATCCTGTTGTCCAAACGGTGCGTACCGTGCCCCTAGCTGACCTGATAGCCCTAGAACTGGCGGGATAA